The following nucleotide sequence is from Kineobactrum salinum.
CTCGCCCCGGCAAGCGGTGTAAGCTATCGCCATGAACGTTTCCCGGCACAGCGACAAACCGGATCTCGACTCCCGGGCCCATATCGAATCCTTTGTCGACCGCTTTTACCAGCGGCTGCTGGCGGACCCCCAACTCGGCCCCATTTTCACCGAAGTCGCCGCGGTGGATCTCGCAGTACACCTGCCCCGTATCAAGGACTACTGGTGCAAACTGCTGCTGGGCGAGCAGGGCTACCGGCGCCACACCATGGAGATCCATCGCCGCCTGCACCGGCGCCGGCCGCTGCAGCCTGAGGATTTCGAACGCTGGCTGGCCACCTTTACCGCTACGGTGGACGATTATTACCAGGGACAGCGCGCCGAACGCGCCAAACACCTGGCCCGCTCCATCGCCGCC
It contains:
- a CDS encoding group III truncated hemoglobin; this encodes MNVSRHSDKPDLDSRAHIESFVDRFYQRLLADPQLGPIFTEVAAVDLAVHLPRIKDYWCKLLLGEQGYRRHTMEIHRRLHRRRPLQPEDFERWLATFTATVDDYYQGQRAERAKHLARSIAANMQQSLC